A single region of the Deinococcota bacterium genome encodes:
- the xdhC gene encoding xanthine dehydrogenase accessory protein XdhC, with protein MNWLERAQELSRKSEPFVIATVARVRGHAPRGAGSKMLVTADEVCGSVGGGNLEQTATQRARALLQGGQASPELLTVPLGPKGGDHGVQCCGGEVTLLLEKVHSQRAQVAVFGAGHVGWALAQVLQLLPIELHLIDSRAACVAPERLDKLSPERAATVRLHNPQIPETVLADLPAGTHVLVLTHDHAEDLAILDMALRRKELGSLGLIGSVSKWAHFKRELAAAGLSDDDLARVTTPIGLPGVPGKSPPAIAIATAAQLLTRLELEDAAFF; from the coding sequence GTGAACTGGCTCGAGCGCGCCCAAGAGCTGTCCCGCAAGAGCGAGCCTTTCGTCATCGCCACCGTCGCCCGGGTGCGCGGCCACGCCCCGCGGGGCGCGGGCAGCAAGATGCTCGTCACGGCGGATGAGGTCTGCGGCAGCGTGGGCGGCGGCAACCTCGAGCAGACCGCTACCCAAAGGGCCAGGGCGCTGCTCCAGGGTGGGCAGGCATCCCCCGAACTGCTCACCGTCCCCTTAGGCCCCAAGGGCGGCGACCACGGGGTGCAGTGCTGCGGCGGCGAGGTGACCCTCCTGCTCGAGAAGGTCCATTCCCAGAGAGCGCAGGTGGCCGTCTTCGGCGCCGGGCACGTGGGCTGGGCGCTCGCGCAGGTCCTGCAACTCCTGCCCATCGAACTGCACCTCATCGACAGCCGCGCCGCCTGCGTGGCGCCGGAGCGGCTGGACAAGCTCTCCCCCGAACGCGCCGCCACGGTGCGGCTTCACAACCCGCAAATCCCCGAGACCGTCCTCGCGGACCTTCCCGCGGGCACGCACGTCCTTGTCCTCACCCACGATCACGCCGAGGACCTGGCGATTCTGGATATGGCGCTGCGCCGCAAGGAGCTGGGCTCGCTCGGGCTGATCGGCTCCGTGAGCAAGTGGGCGCACTTTAAGCGCGAACTGGCGGCGGCGGGCCTCAGCGACGACGACCTGGCGCGCGTCACCACGCCCATCGGCCTGCCGGGGGTGCCGGGCAAGAGCCCGCCGGCGATCGCCATCGCCACCGCCGCGCAGCTTCTCACGCGGCTCGAGCTCGAGGACGCGGCTTTTTTCTAG